One region of Haloprofundus salilacus genomic DNA includes:
- a CDS encoding 30S ribosomal protein S12, producing MANGKYAARKLKKDRQKRRWSDSEYARRERGLRKKSDPLEGAPQARGIVLEKVGIEAKQPNSAIRKCVRVQLIKNGKQVTAFCPGDGAISFIDEHDEVTIAGIGGAKGRAMGDLSGVNYKVDKVNGVAMLELVRGNAEKPVR from the coding sequence ATGGCGAACGGCAAATACGCCGCACGCAAACTCAAGAAGGACCGTCAGAAGCGACGATGGTCCGACTCCGAGTACGCGCGGCGCGAACGCGGTCTCCGGAAAAAATCGGACCCGCTCGAGGGTGCGCCGCAGGCGCGGGGCATCGTCCTCGAGAAGGTCGGAATCGAAGCGAAGCAGCCGAACTCGGCGATTCGGAAATGCGTCCGTGTCCAGCTCATCAAGAACGGTAAACAGGTCACGGCGTTCTGCCCCGGCGACGGCGCCATCTCGTTCATCGACGAGCACGACGAGGTGACCATCGCGGGTATCGGTGGCGCGAAGGGTCGCGCCATGGGTGACCTCTCCGGAGTCAACTACAAGGTAGACAAAGTCAACGGCGTCGCGATGCTCGAACTCGTGCGCGGTAACGCAGAGAAACCGGTGCGCTAA